One window from the genome of Musa acuminata AAA Group cultivar baxijiao chromosome BXJ1-4, Cavendish_Baxijiao_AAA, whole genome shotgun sequence encodes:
- the LOC103983290 gene encoding COBRA-like protein 10: protein MSSPRRPPRAVLLLAVSFITLAISAAVRAQEDYDYDEEANPPPAAQDRCIGVFLTYTFISRTKEYPHVKNASAQSYAFKSTAAVLNTMTTDLPAWNMFIGFQHHEILVSASGAVITDGTDFPVNVENGTSLSGFPQTDLMNAIDTAGDLSQIRVEMHFTGTQFGVKPPGTPMPRTIKLLNDGYKCPAPTKKGSQMYVCCVKDPKFKAKKTEETRFLPRRYGDLTIAYDVLRSYDSNYMAQITIDNNHPLGRLDNWNLTWEWKRGEFINTMKGAYTLRKDISDCIYGEAGNYYQSLDFSTVMNCEKKPIIVDLPPEKEKDDALGNIPYCCKNGTLLPPTMNITQSKAIFQLQVYKLPPDLNRTVFYPPQNWKINGFINPNYVCGPPIRVSPMEFPDPNGLMSETEAIASWQIVCNITRPKSKHSRCCVTYSAFYNESVVPCNTCACGCSEDAACNPDATALLLPPEALLVPSENRTAKAKAWASINHRHVPNPLPCWDNCGVSINWHIVSNYRKGWTARITLFNWADYTFKNWFVALEMDKFYRGYEKVYSFNGTKLQGPGRLNKTIFLQGLEGLNYLIAETDGKDPSVDPRVPGKQQSVISFTKKETPGINIVKGDGFPTRLYFNGQECELPDDIPTASGPRHSVSQLAVVLFTVVALLSTVDYF, encoded by the exons ATGTCATCGCCTCGGCGACCGCCAAGAGCTGTCCTCCTCCTTGCGGTCTCCTTCATCACCTTAGCCATCTCCGCAGCCGTACGCGCGCAGGAGGACTACGACTACGACGAGGAGGCCAACCCTCCGCCGGCGGCCCAGGACAGATGCATTGGCGTCTTCCTCACCTACACCTTCATCTCGCGCACCAAGGAGTATCCGCACGTGAAGAACGCGTCGGCCCAGTCGTACGCGTTCAAGTCCACGGCCGCCGTACTGAACACCATGACCACGGACCTCCCGGCATGGAACATGTTCATCGGGTTTCAGCACCATGAGATTTTGGTGTCGGCGTCCGGGGCGGTGATAACCGACGGGACCGATTTCCCGGTTAATGTCGAGAATGGCACGTCCTTGTCGGGATTCCCGCAGACTGATCTCATGAATGCCATCGATACCGCGGGGGACTTGTCCCAGATTCGGGTAGAGATGCATTTCACGGGGACGCAGTTCGGGGTGAAGCCACCCGGGACCCCGATGCCAAGGACGATCAAGTTGCTTAACGATGGATACAAGTGTCCTGCACCCACCAAAAAAG GGAGCCAGATGTATGTTTGCTGCGTGAAAGACCCCAAATTCAAGGCTAAAAAAACGGAGGAAACCCGATTCCTTCCGCGCCGGTACGGCGACCTCACCATCGCCTACGATGTACTCCGGTCCTATGACAGCAACTATATGGCTCAAATCACCATCGACAATAACCACCCTCTAGGCCGCCTCGACAATTGGAACCTCACTTGGGAGTGGAAGCGGGGAGAGTTCATCAACACCATGAAAGGAGCCTACACCCTGAGGAAAGACATCTCAGACTGCATCTACGGTGAAGCCGGCAACTACTACCAGAGCTTGGACTTCTCCACCGTCATGAACTGCGAAAAGAAGCCCATCATTGTGGATCTCCCTCCCGAGAAAGAAAAAGACGATGCACTTGGGAACATTCCCTATTGTTGCAAGAATGGCACCCTCCTCCCCCCTACCATGAATATAACCCAGTCCAAGGCGATTTTCCAGCTTCAGGTTTACAAGCTCCCGCCGGACCTTAACCGTACCGTCTTCTATCCTCCTCAGAATTGGAAGATCAATGGCTTCATCAATCCGAATTACGTGTGTGGCCCTCCTATCAGAGTGAGTCCCATGGAGTTTCCAGATCCGAACGGTCTCATGTCGGAAACCGAAGCTATTGCCAGTTGGCAAATAGTCTGCAACATCACCAGGCCCAAGAGCAAGCATTCTCGATGCTGCGTCACCTACTCCGCTTTCTACAACGAGTCGGTCGTCCCCTGCAACACCTGTGCGTGCGGCTGCTCGGAGGACGCGGCGTGCAACCCCGACGCGACTGCATTGCTTCTCCCGCCGGAAGCTCTTCTGGTCCCCTCCGAGAACCGGACGGCCAAGGCCAAAGCGTGGGCCAGCATCAATCATCGCCACGTCCCCAATCCGTTACCTTGTTGGGACAACTGTGGCGTCAGCATCAACTGGCATATAGTGTCCAACTACAGAAAAGGATGGACTGCGAGGATCACCTTGTTCAACTGGGCTGACTACACCTTCAAGAACTGGTTCGTGGCGTTGGAGATGGATAAATTCTATCGGGGCTACGAGAAAGTGTATTCCTTCAATGGCACAAAGCTACAAGGCCCCGGAAGACTCAACAAGACCATCTTTCTTCAGGGACTGGAGGGTCTCAACTATCTGATAGCGGAAACAGATGGAAAGGACCCAAGCGTGGATCCGAGAGTACCTGGGAAGCAACAATCGGTGATTTCATTCACCAAGAAGGAAACTCCCGGTATCAACATCGTGAAGGGGGATGGTTTTCCTACCAGGCTGTACTTCAACGGACAGGAGTGCGAGCTTCCGGATGACATACCCACAGCATCCGGACCGCGGCATAGCGTTAGCCAACTAGCAGTAGTTCTATTTACAGTCGTGGCGCTTCTTTCCACGGTGGATTACTTTTGA
- the LOC103982085 gene encoding glucose-6-phosphate/phosphate translocator 2, chloroplastic, which produces MICSLKSSSSAFAATTDLLPPKSRMTPTLCFATLRCNSFSPKTPSSSLSSIKPLYLTPLESFGSAKPRGMSLKAKAYEADRSESVAFPDHEARAAAAQKLKIGVYFATWWALNVVFNIYNKKVLNAFPYPWLTSTLSLAAGSLIMLLSWAARVTAAPKTDLEFWKALAPVAVAHTIGHVAATVSMSKVAVSFTHIIKSGEPAFSVLVSRFVLGERFPVPVYLSLVPIIGGCALAALTELNFDMTGFMGAMISNLAFVFRNIFSKRGMKVTSVSGMNYYACLSMLSLLILLPFAIGVEGPQLWAAGWHEAISHIGPHFVWWVAAQSVFYHLYNQVSYMSLDEISPLTFSIGNTMKRISVIVSSIIVFHTPVQPINALGAAIAILGTFLYSQAKQ; this is translated from the exons ATGATCTGCTCGTTGAAGTCGTCGTCCTCGGCCTTCGCCGCCACCACGGATCTCTTGCCGCCGAAATCGCGGATGACTCCGACACTATGCTTCGCCACTCTCCGTTGCAACTCCTTTTCACCCAAGACCCCGAGTTCCTCCCTTTCTTCTATTAAGCCCCTGTATCTGACCCCTCTCGAAAGCTTCGGCTCCGCGAAGCCTCGAGGCATGTCGCTGAAGGCCAAGGCCTACGAGGCGGACCGGTCCGAGAGCGTCGCGTTCCCGGACCACGAGGCGCGGGCGGCCGCGGCGCAGAAGCTCAAGATCGGCGTCTACTTCGCGACGTGGTGGGCGCTGAATGTGGTGTTCAACATCTACAACAAGAAGGTCCTCAATGCTTTTCCCTATCCTTGGCTGACCTCCACTCTCTCCTTGGCGGCTGGCTCCCTCATAATGCTCCTCTCCTGGGCCGCGAGGGTCACCGCGGCGCCCAAGACCGACTTGGAGTTCTGGAAGGCTCTTGCTCCG GTGGCGGTGGCGCATACCATCGGACATGTCGCGGCAACAGTTAGCATGTCGAAGGTGGCGGTGTCGTTCACCCACATAATCAAGAGCGGGGAGCCGGCGTTCAGCGTATTGGTGTCGAGGTTTGTGCTGGGAGAGAGGTTCCCAGTGCCCGTTTATCTCTCGCTGGTGCCCATCATCGGTGGTTGCGCTTTGGCAGCTCTGACGGAACTCAACTTCGATATGACTG GTTTTATGGGTGCAATGATATCAAACCTTGCATTCGTCTTTCGGAATATTTTCTCAAAAAGAGGGATGAAGGTGACATCCGTGAGCGGGATGAACTACTACGCCTGCCTGTCTATGCTGTCTCTGCTGATACTTTTGCCTTTTGCGATCGGAGTGGAAGGTCCCCAGTTATGGGCAGCTGGTTGGCACGAGGCTATCTCACACATCGGTCCCCATTTTGTCTG GTGGGTGGCAGCCCAAAGTGTGTTCTACCACTTGTACAATCAAGTTTCGTATATGTCGCTGGACGAAATCTCGCCGTTGACATTTAGCATCGGAAACACCATGAAGAGGATATCTGTTATCGTCTCCTCCATCATAGTCTTCCACACACCCGTCCAGCCCATCAACGCCCTCGGTGCAGCCATTGCcattcttggaacttttctatacTCCCAG GCTAAGCAGTGA
- the LOC103982084 gene encoding pectinesterase, which yields MAAPTTEPLLSSPATHTTRLPCKALLLTLSLATVVCLTALVTIQLMTTTTTMNLPLQPSGDLCAKSPNPTSCHAIVSQVMLTSTENHHPTPVQIFRSLLHNSLVQLDAAAASAADIHLRLIKEPKQQAALADCMQLLQLSRDRIVSSGDAARTDARTWMSAVLTNHATCLDGLHGAAKSAMQAHLESLKASASASLAVLHAVPSSEHDNDDDIVKPVATFPSWLSHRDRKLLQMTSPNAVQANAVVAKDGSGTFKTVQAAVDSVPNGNKNRYVIYVKKGVYKENVSLGKKTTNVMIVGDGMDATVITGSLNVVDGSTTFNSATLAAVGDGLILQDLKIENTAGPQKHQAVALRVGADRSVINRCRLDGYQDTLYAHTLRQFYRDSFISGTVDFVFGNAAVVFQNCNLTARRPMDNQQNLVTAQGREDPNQNTGTSIQNCNVVPAADLIPVKGSIPSYLGRPWKAYSRTVVMQSYIDSHINSKGWLEWDGEFALKTLFYGEYQNRGPGAGTGGRVKWPGYHVITDANTAKAFTVASLIQGGSWLKETGVAFAEGL from the exons ATGGCGGCACCCACCACTGAGCCTCTCCTTTCTTCTCCCGCTACCCACACCACCCGCCTGCCCTGCAAAGCTTTGCTGCTTACCCTGTCCTTGGCCACGGTCGTCTGTCTCACTGCCTTGGTGACTATCCAATTaatgaccaccaccaccaccatgaaTCTCCCACTCCAGCCCTCTGGTGATCTCTGCGCCAAATCCCCAAATCCCACCTCCTGCCATGCCATCGTCTCTCAAGTCATGCTCACCAGTACTGAGAATCACCACCCAACCCCTGTCCAAATCTTCCGCTCCCTTCTCCACAATTCTTTAGTCCAACTCGACGCCGCTGCGGCCTCCGCAGCCGATATCCACCTCAGATTAATCAAGGAGCCCAAGCAGCAGGCGGCCCTCGCCGACTGCATGCAACTGCTGCAACTCTCGCGCGACCGCATCGTCAGCAGCGGCGACGCTGCCCGCACCGACGCTAGGACGTGGATGAGTGCTGTGCTCACTAACCACGCCACGTGCCTCGACGGCCTCCACGGCGCAGCGAAGTCAGCCATGCAGGCTCATCTCGAATCCCTCAAGGCTTCTGCCAGCGCGTCTCTCGCCGTGCTCCACGCGGTCCCCTCTTCGGAGCACGACAATGATGATGACATCGTCAAACCCGTCGCAACTTTCCCGTCGTGGCTGTCGCACCGAGATCGTAAGCTTCTACAGATGACCTCACCCAACGCCGTCCAGGCCAACGCCGTGGTGGCGAAGGATGGAAGCGGCACGTTTAAGACGGTACAGGCGGCCGTGGATTCGGTGCCAAATGGCAACAAGAACCGGTACGTGATCTACGTGAAGAAGGGTGtgtacaaagagaacgtgagcttGGGGAAGAAGACGACTAACGTGATGATTGTTGGTGACGGCATGGACGCCACCGTCATCACCGGCAGCCTCAATGTGGTGGACGGATCCACCACCTTCAACTCCGCCACCTTAG CTGCTGTCGGCGATGGGTTAATCCTGCAAGACCTCAAGATCGAGAACACCGCCGGCCCGCAGAAGCACCAGGCGGTCGCCCTCCGCGTCGGGGCCGACCGCTCTGTCATCAACCGCTGCCGCCTCGACGGCTACCAGGATACCCTCTACGCGCACACCCTCCGCCAGTTCTACCGCGACAGCTTCATCTCCGGCACTGTCGACTTCGTCTTCGGCAACGCCGCCGTCGTGTTCCAGAACTGCAACCTCACCGCCCGCCGGCCCATGGACAACCAGCAGAACCTCGTCACCGCCCAAGGCCGCGAGGACCCGAACCAGAACACAGGAACGTCAATCCAGAACTGCAACGTCGTGCCCGCTGCCGACCTCATCCCCGTAAAGGGGTCCATCCCGTCGTATCTTGGCCGGCCGTGGAAGGCGTATTCGAGGACGGTGGTCATGCAATCCTACATCGACAGCCACATCAATTCCAAGGGCTGGCTGGAGTGGGACGGGGAGTTTGCTCTCAAGACTCTGTTTTATGGGGAGTATCAGAACAGGGGTCCGGGCGCCGGTACGGGCGGGCGGGTGAAGTGGCCGGGGTACCACGTTATCACCGACGCCAACACGGCCAAGGCCTTCACGGTGGCGTCGCTCATACAAGGCGGATCCTGGTTGAAGGAAACTGGAGTGGCCTTCGCCGAAGGGTTATGA
- the LOC103982083 gene encoding probable galacturonosyltransferase 12, with the protein MQLHISPSMRHVTVFPGKGVREFIKFKVTSRRLSYKMVIYSLLFMTFLLRFIFVLTAMDTIEGETQCSSLGCIGKRLGPRMWRRPDSASVTVPEEIYRVLEGAEPDEPTAGSDVPQTLEEFIEEMKSDRTDAKTFALRLRAMVSMLDQKTRVAKIQEYLYRHVASSSIPKPLHCLALRLAQEHSTNVGARHQLPAPERVPALVDPELYHFVLASDNVLAAAVVAASLVANALLPGSVVLHVITDRKTYAPMQAWFSLHPLAPAVVEVKALHHFDWFTRGRVPVMEAMEKDRAARSHFRGGSSAIVANVSEKPIIVAAKLQALSPKYHSVMNHIRIHLPELFPSLNKVVFLDDDVVVQADLSPLWDIDLQGKVNGAVETCRGADKFVMSKRLKHYLNFSHPLISKNFQPDECAWAYGMNVFDLEAWRKTNISVTYYHWLQMNLESDLSLWQLGTLPPGLIAFHGHVHVIDPYWHMLGLGYQENTTVEDAEKAAVIHFNGRAKPWLDIAFPEIRPLWAKYLNLSDKLIRACNIRA; encoded by the exons ATGCAGCTCCACATATCGCCCAGCATGAGGCACGTCACAGTGTTCCCGGGGAAGGGGGTGAGGGAATTCATCAAATTTAAGGTTACATCCCGGAGGCTTTCATACAAGATGGTCATCTACTCCCTTCTCTTCATGACGTTCTTGCTCAGGTTCATCTTTGTATTGACGGCAATGGATACCATCGAGGGAGAGACCCAGTGCTCTTCTTTAG GATGCATAGGCAAGAGATTGGGTCCAAGAATGTGGAGGCGGCCGGACTCAGCCTCAGTG ACTGTTCCAGAGGAGATTTATCGGGTGTTGGAAGGAGCCGAGCCGGACGAACCGACGGCTGGGTCGGATGTACCGCAGACGTTGGAGGAATTCATTGAAGAGATGAAGAGCGACAGAACCGATGCCAAAACGTTTGCCTTGCGGCTCAGAGCAATG GTCTCGATGTTGGACCAAAAGACGAGGGTGGCCAAGATACAGGAGTACCTGTACCGCCACGTGGCGTCCAGCAGCATCCCCAAGCCGCTCCATTGCCTGGCCCTCCGGCTGGCCCAGGAGCACTCCACCAACGTCGGGGCCCGTCATCAGCTGCCGGCCCCGGAGCGGGTCCCTGCCCTGGTGGACCCCGAGCTGTACCACTTCGTCCTAGCCTCCGACAACGTGCTCGCCGCCGCGGTGGTGGCCGCCTCCCTCGTGGCCAACGCCCTCCTCCCGGGCTCGGTGGTGCTGCACGTGATCACGGACCGCAAGACATACGCGCCCATGCAGGCCTGGTTCTCGCTGCACCCGCTGGCCCCCGCGGTCGTGGAGGTGAAGGCGCTGCACCACTTCGACTGGTTCACCAGGGGGAGGGTCCCGGTGATGGAGGCCATGGAGAAGGACCGGGCTGCTCGGTCGCACTTCCGGGGAGGATCCTCGGCGATCGTCGCAAACGTTAGCGAGAAACCCATCATCGTGGCGGCCAAGCTGCAGGCTTTGAGCCCCAAGTATCACTCTGTCATGAACCATATAAGAATCCATCTGCCTGAG TTGTTTCCTAGCCTTAACAAGGTCGTGTTTCTCGATGATGACGTCGTCGTCCAAGCCGATCTTTCGCCATTATGGGACATTGATCTACAAGGCAAAGTAAATGGCGCGGTGGAGACATGCAGGGGCGCGGATAAATTTGTGATGTCAAAGAGATTGAAGCACTATTTGAACTTCTCTCATCCGCTAATATCTAAAAATTTCCAACCGGATGAGTGTGCTTGGGCATATGGCATGAATGTCTTCGATCTAGAGGCGTGGAGGAAGACCAACATCAGTGTCACTTATTACCACTGGCTACAGATG AACTTGGAATCAGATTTGAGTCTTTGGCAGTTGGGGACTCTACCTCCAGGCTTAATAGCCTTCCATGGTCATGTCCATGTCATTGATCCTTACTGGCACATGTTGGGTCTTGGCTACCAAGAAAATACTACGGTGGAGGATGCAGAGAAAGCAGCTGTGATTCATTTCAACGGCAGAGCTAAGCCTTGGTTGGACATAGCATTCCCAGAAATCAGACCTCTGTGGGCCAAGTA